From the Gallaecimonas kandeliae genome, one window contains:
- a CDS encoding CorA family divalent cation transporter, translating to MNEYGYWLDSREALTQGERGEALTEPRPAWLHLDRTQEQSRKLLKAVFPRHLVDAALTEEPRPRWQWDGDRALLLILRGINFNPGKEAEDMVSLRCMVSDRNLVTLAGQGLKSVKEAAEKLGKPGEGASTWQVLGDILRNLIRGADEHLKHLTEELLDMEGDWLERKRDLRSTVLVLERKLISLRRYLEPQQGMLEDLTDELEDELEAEPLRLLLDIQDRMTRLLESLNLLRERIKLLRDDMNAERDAQMNKTLYLLSIVTALFLPLSVITGYFGMNVGGLPWVEDKDGWLWVSALMGGCFVLSGLLMWWRRWF from the coding sequence ATGAATGAATACGGATACTGGCTCGACAGCAGGGAAGCCCTGACCCAGGGCGAGCGCGGCGAGGCCCTGACCGAGCCGAGACCGGCCTGGTTGCACCTGGACCGCACCCAGGAGCAGAGCCGCAAACTGCTCAAGGCGGTTTTTCCCCGCCACCTGGTGGACGCCGCCCTGACCGAGGAGCCCAGGCCGCGCTGGCAGTGGGACGGGGATCGGGCTTTGCTGCTGATACTGCGCGGCATCAACTTCAACCCTGGCAAGGAGGCCGAGGACATGGTCTCCTTGCGCTGCATGGTCAGTGACCGCAACCTGGTGACCCTGGCTGGCCAGGGACTCAAGTCGGTCAAGGAAGCGGCCGAGAAGCTGGGCAAGCCGGGGGAGGGGGCCAGCACCTGGCAGGTGTTGGGAGACATACTGCGCAACCTGATCCGCGGTGCCGATGAACACCTCAAGCACCTCACCGAAGAGCTGCTGGACATGGAAGGGGACTGGCTGGAACGCAAGCGGGATCTGCGCTCTACTGTGCTGGTGCTGGAGCGCAAGCTGATCAGCCTGCGCCGCTACCTCGAGCCCCAGCAGGGCATGCTCGAAGATCTGACCGACGAGTTGGAAGATGAGCTGGAGGCCGAGCCTTTGCGGCTGCTGCTGGATATCCAGGACCGCATGACCCGGCTGTTGGAAAGCCTCAACCTGCTGCGCGAGCGCATCAAGCTGCTGCGGGATGACATGAACGCCGAGCGCGACGCCCAGATGAACAAGACCCTCTACCTCTTGTCCATCGTCACTGCCCTGTTCCTGCCGCTGTCGGTCATCACAGGCTACTTCGGCATGAACGTCGGTGGCCTGCCCTGGGTGGAAGACAAGGACGGCTGGCTCTGGGTCAGTGCCCTGATGGGGGGCTGTTTCGTGCTGTCGGGGCTATTGATGTGGTGGCGGCGCTGGTTCTGA
- a CDS encoding zinc-dependent peptidase, with protein MAITILVILCAALIAWWLYGDQWLARYYKRRERPLTAGQRRQLARDMPLYARLPSPMREKLEGLMMAFLSRVDFVGCEGLRVNSRMRLLVAAQACLLLLGRDEPAYPNVHTLYLYPEGYINAAPQRLAGGVIDPNGRHLAGESWHDGRVVLSWNDCLYSAAYPFDGTNLVIHEFAHQLDQAKGSATGAPLQGSLPQAKRWQAVFQAAFDRHCLAVARGEHGLIDPYGATNPAEFFAVVSEVFFERGLELAEAEPQMYEMLSAFYGLDTRHWA; from the coding sequence TTGGCCATCACGATACTGGTAATACTCTGTGCCGCCCTCATCGCCTGGTGGCTGTACGGCGATCAATGGCTGGCCCGTTACTACAAGCGCAGGGAAAGGCCGCTGACCGCAGGCCAACGTCGCCAGTTGGCCAGGGACATGCCCCTATATGCCCGGCTGCCCAGTCCGATGCGGGAGAAGCTGGAAGGGTTGATGATGGCGTTCCTCAGCCGGGTGGACTTCGTGGGCTGCGAAGGGCTCAGGGTCAACAGTCGGATGCGGCTGCTGGTGGCGGCCCAGGCCTGCCTGTTGCTGCTGGGCAGGGATGAGCCGGCCTACCCCAATGTGCACACCCTCTACCTCTATCCCGAAGGCTACATCAATGCCGCTCCCCAGCGCTTGGCCGGCGGCGTGATAGATCCGAATGGGCGCCATCTGGCGGGAGAGTCCTGGCACGACGGCAGGGTGGTGCTGAGCTGGAACGATTGCCTCTATTCGGCCGCCTACCCCTTTGACGGCACCAACCTGGTGATCCATGAATTCGCCCACCAGCTGGACCAGGCCAAAGGCTCAGCCACGGGCGCGCCGCTGCAGGGCAGCCTGCCCCAGGCCAAGCGCTGGCAGGCGGTGTTCCAGGCCGCCTTCGACCGCCACTGCCTGGCCGTGGCCAGGGGCGAGCACGGCCTTATCGACCCTTACGGGGCCACCAACCCGGCGGAATTCTTCGCCGTGGTGTCGGAGGTCTTTTTCGAGCGGGGTTTGGAGCTGGCCGAGGCCGAGCCCCAGATGTACGAGATGCTGAGCGCCTTCTACGGCCTGGACACCCGCCACTGGGCATGA
- a CDS encoding CBS domain-containing protein, translating into MESLIIRDHMQRHPLSLHPDMSIATAVEKLLLGEQTGAPVVDSENHLVGFVSEQDFLAKLMESSYHCELVAKVSDVMRADVLTVGPNDSVFELAQQMTGQKPKIYPVVEEGKLIGIINRRQVLLAMDKHLHECYKAS; encoded by the coding sequence ATGGAATCGCTTATTATCAGGGACCACATGCAGCGCCATCCGCTGAGCCTGCACCCGGACATGTCCATCGCCACGGCGGTCGAGAAATTACTGCTGGGTGAGCAGACAGGGGCCCCCGTGGTGGACAGCGAAAACCACTTGGTGGGGTTTGTCTCAGAGCAGGACTTCCTGGCCAAGTTGATGGAGTCCAGCTACCACTGCGAGCTGGTGGCTAAGGTCAGTGACGTGATGCGCGCCGACGTGCTCACTGTGGGGCCCAATGACTCGGTATTCGAGCTGGCCCAGCAGATGACAGGCCAAAAGCCCAAGATCTACCCCGTGGTGGAGGAGGGCAAGCTTATCGGCATCATCAACCGCCGCCAGGTCTTGCTGGCCATGGATAAGCACCTCCACGAGTGCTACAAAGCCAGTTGA
- the hrpA gene encoding ATP-dependent RNA helicase HrpA, translating into MSDNALYQALNDVPSLDRSRLRRRLEGAFKIKDEQKRNATLAMLQKELDKAKERLAARKNRRLHLDYPAQLPVVAAREDIKKAIAANQVVIIAGETGSGKTTQLPKICLELGRGIDGLIGHTQPRRLAARAVATRLAEELQTELGALVGYQVRFTDHTRADTCVKLMTDGILLAEIQKDKLLRRYDTLIIDEAHERSLNIDFLLGYLKTILPKRPDLKVIITSATIDPERFSRHFNEAPMLEVSGRTYPVEVRYRPITEEEKDKDQLQAIFDAVDELYREGPRGDILIFMNGEREIRDTADALEKRKLRHTEVLPLFSRLSAAEQQRIFAPHGGRRIVLATNVAETSLTVPGIKYVIDPGTARISRYSYRTKVQRLPIEAVSQASANQRKGRCGRTEPGICIRLYSEEDFLGRPEFTEPEILRTNLGAVILQMLSLGLGDIEAFPFVEAPDSRFVKDGLNLLDELGAIDGRALTDIGRQLAKLPVDTRLARCLVEGAKNGSLKELLIISAALAIQDPRERPLDAKQKADELHRRFAHPESDFQALVNLWAYSEAQQQALSGNQWRRLCQKEFLNYVRMREWQDLVEQLREFCEELGFKENSEPATYEAIHQALLAGHLSNIGFKDKDREYLGARQSRFLPFPGSTIDKKPKWLMAAELTETSRLFARTLARIEPEWAEQLAGERVSRSYFEPHWEKSRANVVAYEQVSLYGLVLIPRRRIDFGRVNPVEARVLFIRSALVEGDFRCALPFYKHNQQLIKSLSALEDKSRRRDILIEDDRLFDLYDARLPQSVFDGRTLDHWWRRTDEAARKALFFTEADLLAQDKDHVTQNAFPDSWAQGNLRLALKYRFEPGQDDDGVTVQIPLAALNQVEPTGFDWQVPGLREELVIALIKGLPKPVRRNFVPAPNYAQAALGRMAPLDGRLIDKLADALRQITGTRTELELWEQSSIPEHLRMRFAILDDKGKVLAAGRDLLALKAKLQGAVQETLSQVASPGIEKDQLTEWSFGALPELFVEKRQGLEVRAYPALVDDKDSVSVKLFDSPAAQADAQARGLRRLLLLNVPSPIKHLQDSLPNKAKLGLYFNPFGKVSDLIDDCIQAAVDQLITGSDCRDAAAFTALKDKVRSELNDTVVLIATQVEQILVRHNGIRKRLKGKTDLTMVRAQADIQAQLDALVFRGFVTETGAGRLKDVIRYLDAIERRLEKLPIDPNRDRLHLAKVESVAERWQQLRAKVPKGQGLPPWLAEARWMLEELRVSYFAQQLGTPYPISDKRILNFMEEKAKGG; encoded by the coding sequence ATGTCCGATAACGCCCTTTACCAAGCCCTTAATGATGTCCCCAGCCTGGACAGGTCTCGCCTGCGCCGCCGCCTGGAAGGCGCCTTCAAGATCAAGGACGAGCAGAAACGCAACGCCACCCTGGCGATGCTGCAAAAGGAGCTGGACAAGGCCAAGGAGCGCTTGGCGGCCCGCAAGAACCGCCGCCTGCACCTGGACTACCCCGCGCAGCTGCCGGTGGTGGCGGCCCGGGAGGACATCAAGAAAGCCATAGCCGCCAACCAGGTGGTGATCATCGCCGGCGAGACCGGCTCGGGTAAGACCACCCAGCTGCCGAAGATCTGCCTGGAGCTGGGCAGGGGCATCGACGGCCTTATCGGCCACACCCAGCCGCGGCGGCTGGCGGCCCGCGCCGTGGCCACCCGCCTGGCTGAAGAGCTCCAGACCGAGCTGGGCGCCCTGGTGGGCTATCAGGTGCGCTTTACCGACCACACCAGGGCGGACACCTGCGTCAAGTTGATGACGGACGGCATACTGCTGGCGGAGATCCAGAAGGACAAGCTGCTGCGCCGCTACGACACCCTCATCATCGACGAGGCCCACGAGCGCAGCCTCAATATCGACTTCCTGCTGGGCTACCTCAAGACCATCTTGCCCAAACGCCCGGACCTGAAGGTGATCATCACCTCCGCCACCATCGATCCCGAGCGTTTCTCCCGGCATTTCAATGAGGCCCCCATGCTGGAGGTCTCGGGCCGCACCTACCCGGTGGAAGTGCGCTATCGCCCCATCACCGAGGAAGAGAAGGACAAGGACCAGCTCCAGGCCATCTTCGACGCCGTGGACGAGCTCTACCGGGAAGGCCCGCGGGGCGACATCCTCATCTTCATGAATGGCGAGCGGGAAATTCGCGACACGGCCGACGCCCTGGAAAAGCGCAAGCTGCGCCACACCGAAGTGCTGCCGCTCTTCTCGCGCCTCTCGGCCGCCGAGCAGCAGCGCATCTTCGCCCCCCACGGCGGGCGGCGCATAGTGCTGGCCACCAACGTCGCCGAGACCTCGCTCACCGTGCCCGGCATCAAGTACGTCATAGACCCCGGCACGGCCCGCATCAGCCGCTACAGCTACCGCACCAAGGTGCAGCGCCTGCCCATAGAGGCCGTCAGCCAGGCCAGCGCCAACCAGCGCAAGGGCCGCTGCGGCCGGACCGAGCCCGGCATCTGTATCCGCCTCTACAGCGAGGAGGATTTCCTCGGTCGCCCCGAATTCACCGAGCCTGAGATACTGCGCACCAATCTCGGCGCCGTCATCCTGCAGATGCTGTCCCTGGGCCTTGGCGACATCGAAGCCTTCCCCTTCGTCGAAGCCCCCGACAGCCGTTTCGTCAAAGACGGCCTCAACCTGCTGGACGAGCTGGGGGCCATCGACGGCCGCGCCCTCACCGACATCGGCCGGCAACTGGCCAAGCTGCCGGTGGATACCCGTCTCGCCCGCTGCCTGGTGGAAGGGGCCAAAAACGGCAGCCTGAAGGAGCTTCTTATCATCAGCGCGGCCCTGGCCATCCAGGATCCCCGCGAGCGGCCCCTGGACGCCAAACAGAAGGCCGACGAGTTGCACCGGCGTTTCGCCCATCCCGAGTCCGACTTCCAGGCCCTGGTCAACCTCTGGGCCTACAGCGAGGCCCAGCAGCAGGCCCTGTCGGGCAACCAGTGGCGCCGCCTCTGCCAGAAGGAATTTCTCAACTATGTGCGGATGCGCGAATGGCAGGATCTGGTCGAGCAGCTGCGCGAATTCTGCGAGGAACTGGGCTTCAAGGAAAACAGCGAACCGGCCACCTATGAGGCCATCCACCAGGCGCTCCTGGCAGGGCACCTTTCCAACATCGGCTTCAAGGACAAGGACCGCGAATACCTGGGCGCCCGCCAGAGCCGCTTTTTGCCGTTCCCCGGCAGCACCATCGACAAGAAGCCCAAGTGGCTGATGGCCGCCGAACTCACCGAGACCTCCAGGCTCTTCGCCCGCACCCTGGCCCGCATCGAGCCGGAGTGGGCCGAACAGCTGGCAGGGGAGCGGGTCAGCCGCAGCTACTTCGAGCCCCACTGGGAGAAGAGCCGTGCCAACGTGGTGGCCTATGAGCAGGTCAGCCTCTATGGCCTGGTGCTCATCCCACGCCGCCGCATCGACTTTGGCCGGGTGAACCCGGTAGAGGCGCGCGTACTCTTTATCCGCAGCGCCCTGGTGGAGGGGGACTTCCGCTGTGCCTTGCCCTTCTACAAGCACAACCAGCAGCTGATCAAATCCTTGAGCGCGCTGGAGGACAAATCCCGCCGCCGCGACATCCTCATCGAGGACGACAGGCTCTTCGACCTCTACGACGCCCGCCTGCCCCAGAGCGTCTTCGACGGCCGCACCCTGGACCATTGGTGGCGCCGCACCGACGAGGCGGCCCGCAAGGCGCTGTTCTTCACCGAAGCGGACTTGCTGGCCCAGGACAAGGACCACGTCACCCAGAACGCCTTCCCCGACAGCTGGGCCCAGGGCAACCTGCGCCTGGCCTTGAAATACCGCTTCGAGCCGGGCCAGGACGACGACGGCGTCACGGTGCAGATCCCCTTGGCGGCCCTGAACCAGGTGGAGCCCACAGGTTTCGACTGGCAGGTGCCGGGGCTGCGTGAGGAGCTGGTCATCGCCCTTATCAAGGGGCTGCCCAAGCCGGTGCGCCGCAACTTCGTGCCGGCCCCCAACTATGCCCAGGCGGCGCTGGGCCGCATGGCACCTTTGGATGGGCGCCTAATCGACAAGTTGGCCGATGCCCTGCGCCAGATCACCGGCACCCGCACCGAGCTGGAGCTCTGGGAGCAATCCAGCATCCCCGAACACCTGCGGATGCGTTTCGCGATACTGGACGACAAGGGCAAGGTGCTGGCGGCAGGGCGGGATCTGCTGGCTCTCAAGGCCAAGTTGCAGGGGGCCGTGCAAGAGACCCTGTCCCAGGTGGCAAGCCCCGGCATCGAAAAAGACCAGCTCACCGAATGGAGCTTCGGGGCCCTGCCGGAACTCTTCGTGGAGAAGCGCCAGGGCCTGGAGGTCAGGGCCTATCCAGCCCTGGTGGACGACAAGGACAGCGTCTCGGTCAAGCTCTTCGACAGCCCGGCCGCCCAGGCCGACGCCCAGGCGAGGGGCTTGCGGCGCCTGCTGCTGCTGAACGTGCCGTCCCCCATCAAGCATCTGCAGGACAGCCTGCCCAACAAGGCCAAGCTGGGGCTCTACTTCAACCCCTTCGGCAAGGTCAGCGATCTTATCGACGACTGTATCCAGGCCGCCGTCGACCAACTCATCACCGGCAGCGACTGCCGCGACGCCGCCGCCTTCACCGCCTTGAAGGACAAGGTCAGGAGCGAGCTCAACGACACCGTCGTGCTTATCGCCACCCAGGTGGAGCAGATCCTGGTGCGTCACAACGGCATCCGCAAGCGCCTCAAGGGCAAAACGGACTTGACCATGGTGCGGGCCCAGGCCGACATCCAGGCCCAACTGGATGCCCTGGTGTTCAGGGGCTTCGTCACCGAAACGGGGGCAGGGCGCCTCAAGGACGTGATCCGCTACCTCGACGCCATAGAGCGGCGCCTGGAAAAGCTGCCCATCGACCCCAACCGCGACCGGTTGCACCTGGCCAAGGTGGAGAGCGTCGCCGAGCGCTGGCAGCAGCTCAGGGCCAAGGTGCCCAAGGGCCAGGGCCTGCCGCCCTGGCTGGCGGAGGCGCGCTGGATGCTGGAGGAATTACGGGTCAGCTACTTTGCCCAGCAGCTCGGCACCCCCTATCCCATTTCCGACAAGCGCATCCTTAACTTTATGGAAGAAAAGGCAAAAGGCGGCTAG
- a CDS encoding ankyrin repeat domain-containing protein: MDKAAFFDAIAQGNELRVHELLHQFPGLIACRHQGVSPVLWACYHRHENLALVLAHKVDPDIWEASALGDRSRIDALLAEQPALKNLQGADGFSPLHLALFFGHAQAAQHLVERGCDLNQAAGNPSAVRPIHSAAACRDPEGRLAGIALLIGAGCDVNAAQQGGFRALHAVAAKGDKLSCEHLLLAGAKDLAADDGKRASDLAETAGFGELAALIRAKG, translated from the coding sequence ATGGACAAAGCCGCCTTTTTCGACGCCATAGCCCAGGGCAACGAGCTCAGGGTCCATGAGCTGCTGCACCAGTTTCCCGGCCTCATTGCCTGTCGCCACCAGGGCGTCAGCCCCGTGCTCTGGGCCTGTTACCACCGCCATGAAAACCTGGCCCTGGTGCTGGCCCACAAGGTGGACCCGGATATCTGGGAGGCATCAGCCCTGGGGGACAGGAGCCGGATCGACGCCCTGCTGGCCGAGCAACCGGCACTTAAAAATTTGCAGGGGGCGGACGGCTTCAGCCCTTTGCACCTGGCGCTCTTCTTCGGCCACGCCCAGGCCGCCCAGCATTTGGTGGAGCGGGGCTGCGACCTCAACCAGGCCGCCGGCAACCCCAGTGCCGTGCGCCCCATCCACAGCGCCGCCGCCTGCCGCGACCCCGAGGGCCGACTGGCGGGCATAGCCCTGCTGATAGGGGCGGGTTGTGACGTCAACGCCGCCCAGCAGGGGGGCTTTAGGGCCCTGCATGCGGTGGCGGCCAAGGGGGACAAGCTGAGCTGCGAGCACCTCTTGCTGGCGGGGGCCAAGGATCTGGCGGCAGACGACGGCAAGAGAGCCTCCGATCTGGCCGAAACGGCGGGCTTTGGTGAACTGGCGGCCCTCATCCGGGCCAAAGGTTAA
- a CDS encoding Hsp20/alpha crystallin family protein, with product MALATWDPFREMDDFFGRYFQLRPQSRGSWLPAMDVDEDEKAFHLALEVPGMNKDQVKVAVENGMLVISGERSREDKGKSHRVERSYGSFTRSFTLPDNVDPQGIEARFDNGLLILALPKTRFKHEPLRIEVQ from the coding sequence ATGGCATTGGCAACCTGGGACCCCTTCCGGGAAATGGATGACTTCTTCGGCCGCTATTTCCAACTCAGGCCACAAAGCAGGGGCAGCTGGCTGCCGGCGATGGACGTGGACGAGGACGAAAAGGCCTTCCACCTGGCCCTGGAAGTCCCCGGCATGAACAAAGACCAGGTCAAGGTCGCCGTCGAGAACGGCATGCTGGTGATCAGCGGCGAACGTTCCCGCGAGGATAAGGGCAAGAGCCACAGGGTCGAACGCAGCTACGGCAGTTTCACCCGCAGCTTCACCTTGCCGGACAACGTCGACCCCCAAGGCATTGAAGCGCGCTTCGACAACGGCCTGCTGATCCTGGCCCTGCCCAAGACCCGTTTCAAACACGAACCCCTGCGCATCGAAGTCCAGTGA
- a CDS encoding class I SAM-dependent rRNA methyltransferase — MPRNALVLAEGREKSVKRRHPWIFAGAVHHLKGKPKAGDTVEIYSHDGQWLARAAYSPASQIRARVWTFDEKEKVDADFFARRIHAADERRQPMVQREGLTGYRVVAAESDGLPGITIDRYDNVLVCQLLSIGADIWRDAIVAALKARFPGCTIHERSDVAVRRKEELEPLVQTLAGELPQKVAIEENGIKLWVDLIQGHKTGYYLDQRDNRAAVLPYVEGKEVLNCFSYTGGFGAYALKGGAKHVTQVDVSGPALELARENLLLNGLDESRCDFVQEDVFALLRRYATEGRQFDVIVLDPPKFVDSKANLNSAARGYKDINLQAMKLLRPGGILLTFSCSGLMEMSFFQKIVADAALDAGRDAWIQRFLSQSADHPVNVHYPEGLYLKGLVVQVD; from the coding sequence ATGCCCCGTAACGCCCTGGTTCTGGCCGAAGGCCGCGAGAAATCCGTCAAACGCCGCCATCCCTGGATCTTCGCCGGGGCTGTCCACCACCTCAAAGGCAAGCCCAAGGCCGGCGACACGGTAGAGATCTACAGCCATGACGGCCAGTGGCTGGCCAGGGCCGCCTACTCGCCTGCCTCGCAGATCCGCGCCCGGGTCTGGACCTTCGACGAAAAAGAGAAGGTGGACGCCGACTTCTTTGCCCGCCGCATCCATGCCGCCGACGAGCGCCGCCAGCCCATGGTGCAGCGCGAGGGCCTGACCGGCTACCGGGTGGTGGCGGCCGAGAGCGACGGCCTGCCGGGCATCACCATAGACCGCTACGACAATGTGCTGGTCTGCCAACTGCTGTCCATCGGCGCCGACATCTGGCGCGACGCCATAGTGGCTGCCCTCAAGGCCCGCTTCCCCGGCTGCACCATCCATGAACGCTCCGACGTGGCGGTGCGCCGCAAGGAAGAGCTGGAGCCCCTGGTGCAGACCCTCGCAGGCGAACTGCCCCAGAAGGTGGCCATCGAAGAGAACGGCATCAAGCTCTGGGTGGATCTCATCCAGGGCCACAAGACCGGCTACTACCTGGACCAGCGGGACAACCGCGCCGCCGTGCTGCCTTATGTGGAAGGCAAGGAGGTGCTGAACTGCTTCTCCTACACAGGGGGTTTTGGCGCCTATGCCCTCAAGGGCGGCGCCAAGCACGTCACCCAGGTGGACGTGTCGGGCCCTGCCCTGGAACTGGCCCGGGAGAACCTCCTCCTCAACGGCCTTGACGAGAGCCGCTGCGACTTCGTCCAGGAGGACGTCTTCGCCCTGCTGCGCCGCTACGCCACTGAAGGCCGCCAGTTCGACGTTATCGTCCTGGACCCGCCCAAGTTCGTGGACTCCAAGGCCAACCTCAATAGCGCGGCGCGCGGCTACAAGGACATCAACCTCCAGGCCATGAAACTGCTGCGCCCCGGCGGTATCCTGCTGACCTTCTCCTGCTCCGGGCTGATGGAGATGAGTTTCTTTCAGAAGATCGTCGCCGACGCCGCCCTGGACGCCGGCCGCGACGCCTGGATACAGCGCTTCCTGAGCCAGTCCGCCGACCACCCGGTCAATGTCCACTACCCCGAAGGCCTCTACCTCAAAGGCCTGGTGGTGCAGGTCGACTAA
- a CDS encoding methyl-accepting chemotaxis protein produces the protein MREVKFRWIDRYLIHLKLQEKLFLLFGLPMLMMVLLAAIGISRDLSAFEQEQVQGINSEVKALADGLAGLDRQQATTLLKAAGARFVLMDDNGNALPGFSAMDTDLDALRDGPGIVKGQAAAAAQVPGKGWWLGQEAKLEKAEFWATSKDYLLLLAVALVILGIITYYVSTFIGGALFSQVQAITRVADGDLTFRLNFFPVRDEFSSLAIAIDRLAERQHQLVKLIKDSSDALGHSADTFRGQAANTEGLAQNQRQSLDSLATAMEEMSATVKEVAVHAEQASTETQHASSESQKGARNIQDTIAAIEALSREIFEASSAVTKVNDNARRIDEVVTTINAISEQTNLLALNAAIEAARAGEQGRGFAVVADEVRTLAARTQQATVEIQRMIEELQSGTDEVARLMDKTVQQAEHGGTLIAQAGQDLTTITRHSEQVFSMMAQIAASAEEQSAVAEDIAQNITQVRQQSLSVEEAAVDNARGTHELQGLARKLGEILQGLRI, from the coding sequence ATGCGCGAAGTGAAGTTTCGCTGGATCGACCGTTATCTCATCCATCTCAAACTCCAGGAAAAACTCTTCCTGCTGTTCGGCCTGCCCATGCTGATGATGGTGCTGCTGGCCGCCATCGGCATCAGTCGCGATCTCAGCGCCTTCGAACAGGAGCAGGTGCAGGGCATCAACAGTGAGGTCAAGGCCTTGGCCGACGGCCTGGCCGGCCTCGACCGGCAACAGGCCACGACCCTGCTCAAGGCTGCCGGCGCCCGCTTTGTGCTGATGGACGACAACGGCAACGCCCTGCCCGGCTTCAGCGCCATGGACACCGACCTCGATGCCCTGCGTGACGGTCCTGGCATCGTCAAAGGCCAGGCCGCCGCTGCCGCCCAAGTCCCTGGCAAGGGCTGGTGGCTGGGCCAGGAAGCAAAGCTCGAGAAGGCCGAATTCTGGGCCACCAGTAAGGACTACCTGCTGCTGCTGGCCGTCGCCCTGGTGATCCTCGGCATCATCACCTACTACGTCTCCACCTTCATCGGCGGCGCCCTCTTCAGCCAGGTACAAGCCATCACCCGGGTGGCCGACGGGGATCTCACCTTCCGCCTCAACTTCTTCCCTGTCCGTGACGAGTTTTCGTCCCTGGCCATCGCCATCGACCGCCTGGCCGAGCGCCAGCACCAGTTGGTGAAGCTGATCAAGGACAGCAGCGACGCCCTCGGCCATTCCGCCGACACCTTCCGCGGCCAGGCCGCCAATACCGAAGGCCTGGCCCAGAACCAGCGCCAGAGCCTGGACTCCCTGGCCACCGCCATGGAAGAGATGAGCGCCACCGTCAAGGAAGTGGCTGTCCACGCCGAGCAGGCCTCCACCGAGACCCAGCACGCGTCCAGCGAGTCCCAGAAAGGGGCCCGCAATATCCAGGACACCATCGCCGCCATCGAAGCCCTGTCCAGGGAGATCTTCGAAGCCAGCTCAGCCGTGACCAAGGTCAACGACAACGCCAGGCGCATCGACGAAGTGGTCACCACCATCAACGCCATCTCCGAGCAGACCAACCTGCTGGCCCTGAACGCCGCCATCGAAGCGGCCCGGGCCGGCGAGCAGGGCCGCGGCTTCGCCGTGGTCGCCGATGAGGTGCGTACCCTCGCCGCCCGTACCCAGCAGGCGACGGTGGAGATCCAGCGGATGATCGAGGAGCTGCAGTCCGGCACCGACGAGGTGGCGAGATTGATGGACAAGACGGTGCAGCAGGCCGAGCACGGCGGCACCCTCATCGCCCAGGCCGGCCAGGATCTGACCACCATCACCCGCCACTCCGAGCAGGTGTTCTCGATGATGGCCCAGATCGCCGCCAGCGCCGAAGAACAGAGCGCCGTGGCCGAAGACATAGCCCAGAACATCACCCAGGTGCGCCAGCAGTCGCTGTCGGTGGAAGAAGCGGCGGTAGACAACGCCCGCGGTACCCACGAGCTCCAAGGCCTGGCCCGCAAGCTGGGGGAAATACTCCAGGGCCTTCGCATCTAA
- a CDS encoding phospholipase has product MKKLLLAALPCLLAHQAQAFTQETHKRIVIDAVNYMAAHPDSTQYAKLAQYASQAGLTVAQLAERLGQGAYDVDDFEDTYLCGAVTGDCVKAPLWGTLDSIVSYTSYWHFQNHTQGPDAHGNDYGGYNYAKLTVWGDVDNLAATWLKGDHLDDGPGGKGGWFGDGSKYNSYGITEAHYRQGSTSTYSMYEDFETMPFQPIDNLAQYWYGRYLASHSVDALGYSLHSTDLLQPHHTWTTSALNHSGWESWVRDYYDSEHLNDPALVTTALADFEDVPVSDDDIRPLLTEGGDISYSQGGLVLSSQDQNDRITVGRIVIPHAIAMVVKVLNHAMQR; this is encoded by the coding sequence ATGAAAAAGCTCCTGCTCGCAGCCCTGCCCTGCCTGCTGGCCCACCAGGCCCAGGCATTCACCCAGGAAACCCACAAACGCATCGTCATCGACGCCGTCAACTACATGGCTGCCCACCCGGACAGCACCCAGTACGCCAAACTGGCCCAATACGCCAGCCAGGCAGGACTGACGGTGGCCCAGTTGGCCGAACGCCTGGGCCAAGGGGCCTATGACGTGGACGACTTCGAAGACACCTACCTGTGCGGCGCCGTCACCGGCGACTGCGTCAAGGCCCCCCTCTGGGGCACCCTGGACAGCATCGTCTCCTACACCTCCTACTGGCACTTCCAGAACCACACCCAGGGCCCGGACGCCCACGGTAACGACTACGGCGGCTACAACTACGCCAAGCTCACCGTCTGGGGCGACGTGGACAACCTGGCCGCCACCTGGCTCAAGGGCGACCACCTGGACGACGGCCCCGGCGGCAAGGGCGGCTGGTTCGGCGACGGCTCCAAGTACAACAGCTACGGTATTACCGAAGCCCACTACCGCCAGGGCAGCACCTCGACCTACAGCATGTACGAGGACTTCGAGACCATGCCCTTCCAGCCCATCGACAACCTGGCCCAGTACTGGTACGGCCGTTACCTGGCCAGCCACAGCGTCGATGCCCTGGGCTACAGCCTGCATTCCACCGATCTGCTCCAGCCCCACCACACCTGGACCACCTCGGCCCTGAACCACTCCGGCTGGGAATCCTGGGTAAGGGATTACTACGACAGCGAGCACCTCAACGACCCGGCCCTGGTGACAACGGCCCTGGCCGACTTCGAGGACGTGCCGGTCAGTGACGATGACATCCGCCCCCTGCTCACCGAAGGCGGCGACATCTCCTACAGCCAGGGCGGCCTGGTGCTGAGCTCACAGGATCAGAACGACAGGATCACTGTCGGACGCATCGTCATCCCCCATGCCATCGCCATGGTGGTCAAGGTGCTGAACCATGCGATGCAACGTTAA